Below is a window of Garra rufa chromosome 24, GarRuf1.0, whole genome shotgun sequence DNA.
CGAAGTTTTACATCGCTGAGATGGCAAGTGCTCTGGGTTACTTGCACTCTCTAAACATTGTTTACAGGTAAATGCAGCTTTACTACAGTATCCCTTGTCTATAAATACACATTCTGGGATGATGTTTAACTGTTAAAGTGTGGGAGAATTCCCAGAGGCAGTGGAATGTTTAACAGACACATTCAACATCTCCTCCCTCCAATGGTTTCCCCACAATGGATTTGATTGGTGAACTATCTTAACTGTAGTCTTTTAAAATTACACTCACATGTGAAATGGCCATCATGAGAGTATAGTTTGCATTCATAGGGTGTGACGGTATATGGCCGCAAGGAAATGCATTATGAATAGCCTGTCTTGTTATATTATAATACCTATAATTTATCATTACGATTTTTCTGTGTAAAGTTCTGTGTAATGTTTTTTAGCCAAATAGTTCCTGACTGAAAACATATGACAAAATGCTAACAACCTAAGTGTTCTTGTGTTCCCAGGGATTTGAAACCAGAAAATATCCTGCTGGACTCTCAAGTAAGTACCCctctttttttttgcacttttatcATTGCCAAAGCGTAGCCGATCAACGTTGAGAGGGTTCCAGAGGAAACAGAGTAATCTACCCTTGCTGTGAAGTATAACAAACTCTTCTGATTTCCCGAGACGAGGTGTACAGAGTGTAGCTTTCGCCAGCCAAATGAAATATTGCAATGAAACCGAAGacttatttttaattagtaagaATGCTTCAGGTTAGTTGAAGTTTTATTTGTGCATTTCCTGTCGAATCAAATGAAACTGTGAGGTTACAAGGCCCTGGCAGATATTCCAGTCAGACACAAGATTCTTTGGCTCTGTGAAGAATAGGCCTTTTGTGTGGTGACATGCTTCCTGAAAATGTTCCTCTTGGCATCTTTTGTCTGTTAAGGGACATATAGTCTTGACTGACTTTGGACTGTGTAAGGAGGGCATCTCTCAAGCAGACACAACGACCACATTTTGTGGGACACCTGaggtattatataatataaatatgatGGATGAATGATAAATGACattacagtttaaaagtttggagACAGTAGGATATTTTTATAGGAAATTAAAACAGTTATTCaataaggacacattaaattgatcattaaagacatttacactaccagtcaaaagtttttgaacagtgagattttttttttttttttttttttaagaatttccttttgctcaccaaggctgcatttatttgatccaaaatacaacaaaagcagtaattttgtgaaatatttttactatttaaaataactgttttctatataaatatgttttaaaatgtaatttattcctgtgatcaaagatacatttttcagcatcattactccaatcttcggtgtcacatgatccttcagaaatcattctaatattctgatttgctgttcaagaaacattaattattattattattattatcaatatttaaaacagttgagtacatttttggggggattttatgaatagaaagattaaaaatcagcatttatctgaaataaaaagcttttgtaacattatacactataccattcaaaaacttgaagtcggtataattttttttatatgtttttgggaaagaaattatagaaatgaatacttatttagcaaggatgctttaaattgatcaaaagtgatgataatggcatttataatgttacaaaagatttctatttcagataaattacattttaaaatatattcaaatagaaaacagttattaaatagtaaaaatatttttaaaattttgctgtattttggatcgaataaatgcaggcttggtgagtagaagagacttctttataaacattaaaaatcttactgttcaaaaacttttgactggtagtgtatacctGTTCTTTTGTTCTCTTTTAAATAATCAGAGAAAAATgtatcacagcttccaaaaaatattaagcagcacaactgttttcaacattaataataataataataaatgttttgtgagcaccaaatcagcatttttgtatgatttctgaaggatcatgtgacattgaagactggagtaatggctgctttgccatcacagacataaattacattttaaaatagatttaaatggaaagcagttatttaaaattgtaataatacttcacaatattgcagtttttactgtgtttttattaaataaatgcagcctgggtgaacatgagacttatttcaaaaacataacattttaccAACGCCAAATGTTTATGTATTGCatgttttaaatttaatatttgaaAAGTGTCTTTAAAATAGCTGTGAAATGTTATAGTGAAACCTTTCTTTCTAATTAGTTGTTAAACTTAAAAAGTAACTACTTATTGTGATTCTTATTATTAAATTGTAACTGATTTGCTAATTATGCTTTCCTAGACTGACCTCATTACATTTTCAGAAAATTAACTGCAAATTAAGCTTTTAGCAGGTAGAATAACACAGTGATTTAATGCAATAATTGCTGTCTCTGTCACGTTAGTATCTAGCTCCAGAGGTACTCAGAAAACAACCCTATGATAACACTGTAGACTGGTGGTGTCTGGGTTCTGTGCTGTATGAAATGCTTTACGGGCTGGTAAGTTATAAATAAATCATACATTTGAATAGTTGTCTTTGAAAATGTAGGCAATAAAGCTTAAATCGTCTTTTACCTTTATGTCAAAAGCCTCCGTTCTACAGCAGGGACACGCATGAGATGTATGACAACATTCTTCACAAGGAACTTGTCATGCGCCCCGGGGCATCCACAGCTGCCTGGTCCATCCTTCAGGCCCTGCTGGAGAAAGACCACACCAGGAGGCTTGGCTACAGAGATGACTTTGTAAGCTATTTAGTACTGATATATCACCCCCTGGTGGATGATTTTGTTGAATATTTCAgtagcatctcaataggatttgTGTAGTTTAGTTTCctgtaatatacagttgaagtcaaatgtttacatacaccttgcagaatctgtgttatttttttatttagtactgacctgaataagatatttaacataaaagacgtttaaagtccacaagagaaaataatagttgagtttataaaaatgaccctgttcaaaagtttacatatgcttgattcttaatactgtgttgttacctgaatgattcacacctgtgttttttgtttagtgatagttcatgagttccttgtttgtcctaaacagttaaactgcccactgttctttggtttttcagcatttttgtgtatttgaaccctttccgacaatgactatatgattttgagatccatcttttcacactgaggacaactaagggactcatatgcaactattacagaaggttcaaacatgatgcattaagatacaggggtgtaaacttttgaacaaaatgagtgtgtgtaaatttttctaattctgcctaaatatcatattttttcatttagtactagtactcaaaatcatacagtcattgttggaaagggttcaaatagacaaaagtGCTGACAAAAagccacagaatttgtgggacctgaaggatttttctgaagaacatagGGCAGTTAAAAGaaatgctgtggatcattcaggtaacaacacacagGGTTCCCACAAGTCCTTGAaatccttgaaagtttgtgaatctgaaaaaaaaaaggcccTGAAAGGTTTTTGAAAATATACATAGATACAGGTCTGTgtgcttgaatttattttgtgcaagatgttttcaggaaaaaaactCCATATTATTCCCTACAGTCTGCTAATGTGTTATTTCGCCAACACTAGGTACTTTGTGTTGTACGTTGCCATGATTTTCACGAGCACACGAAACTACTACAATGGTACCTCAACGTTTCACAGACACACAGTGAAACACTGCAAGAATAGGCTGTGAAGTTTGAATAAAATGCTTTTTTGCATAGTTGTGTTTGACACATGAAATtgattaagaatcaagagtatgtaaacttttgaacagggtcatttttataaattcaactcttattttctcttgtggactatatgtaaatgtcttttttgtgaaatatcttattcaggtgagtactaaataaaaaaaatagcatgcattttgtatgatgcgtcttattttggtaaaataattaacattttgcagattctgtaaggtgtatgtaaacttttgacttgtattaCAACTGTATTACGTTCTGTATCACACAGGCAATATTGAATTGACAATATCTTAGGATATTAAAATGGCTTTATATGTTATGTCCAATTTGTTGCAGAATGAAGTCAAAGGACATGAATTTTTCTCATCTATTAACTGGGATGACCTTGAACAGAAAAAGCTTCCTCCTCCTTTCAACCCTAGTGTGGTAAGACTTCATAttaccaaaaatgaaaagtcGCTGAAAATGTAATCACCCTAAGGCTATCCAAgaagtagatgagtttgtttcttcatcagaacagatttggacacttttttaaaaacattttacatcacttgctcaccagtggaccCTTTGAATAGGTGCCGTCATAAgaagagttcaaacagctgagaaaaacatcacaataacccacACGACTCCTGTCCATcatttaatgtcttgtgaagtgaaaagctgtccTTTTGTAtgaaagaaaacatcaaacctaaaaaatcataaaaatcagCTTTCTATAGTGAAAAGGTCATCTCCTCTAAATcaggagaaatatgcacagatcaagcaccttttacatatgtgaccctggaccacaaaaccagtcataaggttaaattttacaaaactgagatgtatgcatcatatgaaagttcaataaataagctttctattgatatatggtttgttaggataggacaatatttggccgagatacatcttttaaagatctggaatctgaggttgcaaaaaaaatcaaaatactgagaaaatcacctttaaagttgtccaaattaagttcttaacaatgcatattactaatcaaaaattacattttgatatatttatagtaggaattttgcaaaaaaatcttcatggaacataatctttactcaatttcctaatgatatttggcataaaagaaaaatcaataattttgacccatacaatgtattttttgctattgctacaaatataccccagcgacttaagactggttttgtggtccagggtcacatgaaaATAgcccaaaacagttctaaatgtCAGAaccaacagtttaaagttaaaatgccttaatgatggattgtTTCTTACAAATACACTTCacaagcttttcacttcacaagacaataATTGATGGATGGAAGTCATTTacttggattattgtgatgtttttaacagctgtttcgatgtaatgcaaaatgtctccaaatctgttccggtGAAGACACAAACTCATCTTTGATGGCCAAAGGgaaagcaaattttcatttttagatgaactatccctttaccaATATGCTTAAGTTTCAAAAAATGTATGCATTAGTGTATTACAGTGTATTACTCTCTAATGCTGTCTTGCAGGAATCCCAGTATGACATCTCAAACTTTGATCCCGAGTTCACGGAGGAAATGGTGCCAAACTCTGTGTGCTTCTCTTCAGGGCATTCGATCGTCAATGCTAGTGTTATGGAAGCTGATGATGCCTTCCTGGGATTTTCTTACGCTCCGCCGTCGGAAGATTCTTTCCTGTAAGGGTGGCGCTGCTAGTGGCGATCCAGAGAGCTGAATGAAACGTCTGTGATCGCTCTCTCTGATGAAAGGGAAGAATTTGCCGATGTCACGATCAGACGGTGGACCCTTGTGATTCTTAACAGAAGCAGTGCATAAACCTTTTGGGATGCAGGGTGTTTCAAACTTTATTTTTATGCATAAATAACATTCTATTTTGTGTAACATTGAACGCCTTACCTGAGAGTTTAGCTCGGGAGCTGAAGTattgatgttttttgtttttcttcttcgTAAGAACTATTTTCAAGGGCTGATGATATTTGTAAACCAAATATCTACTTTGACACATTCCTTGTTTTGCCCCAACTCTTACACTTGATTGCttaaatactgtgcagtataTGACCAATTATGTTTATGTAGTTTAGTCTCTTGTTACAAATTTGCTATGGAAAAAAATGTTCATATATGTCAATGCAAGCAATTAAAAATTGCTGATTGACAAATTAATATATATTGCATTTATACTGTTTAATATGTATGTGACTTAGCAAATAGACAAGCTGTTTTGAAATCAAAATGAATTTCGATAAACCCTAGAAGGGTCTGGGTCATCAACAGCTATAGTACAGTGCGAATTGAACATTTGTGGCTATTCATCTTAGATTTTAATGAGTTAATAGCACTTAAATACTGACAATGACTCTGTAATAAACCACTGTTTCATTTCCCGGCCTTTGATTATGAGATGAGACACCACAGTGCCTACTGACTTATATGACCTTTAAATGATGTACTGTACAAGTAAACACCTTTTCTTGAATTACTTAGCTGTTATGCCTCTCATTTGCATATATTTGCCTCTGTTCAACAGTAAaaatgtttgcactacaaaccagtgtgcttatAATGAAGGTAAtacgttaaaataatatggtaagacacaccaatttgcaatatagCAAACCGCAAAACATGCTAAAAATAGTTGGATGGGGATGAGACTAaaggccagacccataaaatttacaaatggtcgTGTCTGCTCTTGGGGGAATTAAAAGGAGGATTCAGCAATACGTTTCCGAAATATGTTATgccttttataaaaaataaataataatgtgtTTAACTATTTGTCGTAGGTTAACTAAATTaacagaatattttttttatttagtgttttcAGGCGCTTAGTTTGAAGTTTACGCTATTTCATTTGGCTCACACGTGATGCATCTCATTTGCATACTGTAACGCAGAGCCAACTGCATTTCGGAACTATGGATGGTCTGCTTTCTCTAAAAGAAGCAATAATATTGTATTTAGACAGAAGTGGCGGTTTAAGTAAACTCATTGAAGACTGTAAATTCTTTAAAGGTTTGTTTATAAAGTTAAGTGCCTTATTAGCTAGTTAATTCTGCATTTAAATActtaacgttaacgttacctcAGTGAACAGAAACTCGTGAGGACGTTCGTTTCTCGTTCCACATCCGTTTCTATTTGAACTTTTAAGTTAATTACTACGTTTAAATGAACATAACTCGAACCCATATCTTCATGACTATAAGGAAAATACGTTTTTCAGATGCACAGCAGATGGAGGCCGTGTATCGGTTCAGTTTTGAGGTAAATCCCTCAGATGTGCTTGAACTGGACGCCACGCTGGGAGACTGTATACTGCACGACCCTGTCAAAGCCGTTGCACTCTTTCAGTCAGTGAGTTTAACGAATAAAATATACTAAATACCAACTTCTTAGTCCGTTACACCACGCTTGGTTATTTAAAATGACTTAGAAAATGTATGTAACCTTACGTTACTCTATCAACCACAGTTGatgtgaaatgtgtttttcaggTTTGTTATCTGTCGATAAAAACACTGTCACTTATTGACCACATTGAAACAGAAAGCCAGGTAAGGAACAGCTTAATTAAATGCAGATTTcacttacatttattttttatatacactaccagccaaatgtgttttgaaaacaagatttttaatgttttttaaataagtctcttctgctcaccaagcctgcatttatttgattcaaagtacagcaaaaacagtaatgttttaaaatatttttactatataaaatagctgttttctatttgaatatatattaaaatgtaatttattcctgtgatttcaaagctgaatttttagcatcattccttcagaaatcattctaatattctgatttgctgctcaaaaaaacatttattatgattgttaaaaacagctgataattttttttcaggtttctttgatggatagaaaggtTAGAAGAACtgtatttatcttaaataaaaatcttttgtaaaattataaatgtctttatcatcacatttaatcaaatttaaagtatctttgctaaataaaagtattgatttctgtaaaattatagaaaaaaaattataccgactccaagcttttaaatggtatagtgtatatgttacaaaagatctttggatctttctatttatcaaagaattctgaacaaaatatactcaactgttttaaatattgatagtaataataaaaaatgtttcttgaacagcaaatcagcatattagaatgctttctgaagaatcatgtgacactgaagactggagtaatgatgctgaaaatgtagctttgagatcacagaaataaattacattttaaaatatattcaaatagacagcagttattttaaatagtaaaaatatttcacaatattactgtttttgctgtattttagatcaaataaaagcaggcttggtgagcagaaaagacttcttcaCAAAAACATGAACAATCTTACTGTTAATAAACTTTTGactagtgtatgtgtgtgagataTATTTGGCTATACTTAAGTgtaccaaaatataaaaaatacaagttacatttttttctgtataggTGAATGTTGTTTTAAAGCCAACCCACTTGCCACCATTTCCCAACTATTGTTTGGATCTCGCTGAGTTTCCCCGTGGGTATGGTCCGATGAGGCCCTTAGCTTTGGAGGGCCTTGTAATTGCCATGACACGTGTCACCAAATACACACAAGGAGCCAGATTTCTCTGCTCAGAAGAGAAATGCCCCTGCTCTAGAGGTAGGGATAATGTTATTAACTTTATGGGCTGTTTTTATAATTGCTGTCCTACATAATTTGCCAATTTGTCTAAAGGGTTTCATCATATCAGAGTCCATGCACCTGGTGCCACAGAGTCTGCCACAGTTAGGAGCGACTTTACCTGCTTTATCTGCTCTTCTCCGCTGAAAGAGGATGTGAAGTCTCGGGTTTTGGGGGGTGAGACAACAttagttaaaaataatatataataatatattatatgtgaccctagaccacaaaaccagtcttaagtatatttgtagctatagccaacaatcattttatgggtcaaaattttaattttttcttttatgccaaaagtcattaggatattaaagtgcccctattatgccttttcaaatatgatatttcatgtagtgtgtcatgtagctgtatgtgaacataaactatctgcaaagttgtgacgccgacagtgcactataaataaagtttttgtctaacaaaaaaaagagtcggctcacattcgcctaaacgagtcgtcagcaattcgaatcttttttctgtaacggccacacgtcacgagctacacatttgcgtaatgtccgcccacattcaatttcgcgaacaacttgcccgcccacaaacagtaggcctaccattttcacgtggattacatcatgtcaagaagacgccctgcgctgtgagagtgaatttgttttatatgcccttccgaaagatgaaactaccaagaatgagcggttaacattattttttttcaacacctcagcagtccaattccaatcttgttttgtgttcgcatcattttactgatgactgcttttccaatcttggggagtaacgttacaacgcgagattcaccaaatgcttggttttaaaaaatggatcagtgcccagtttatttggaccggcttgctcctctgaacttctacctgtaagtatgattaataattgtattttctagcgatcgttcaaaatacgtctttgtgtatgttatggtgtgtaacaaccccgcacatgtcttggtaaccggcgaacttgcgtttctgtagttctgttgttcagctgtgagtgcaatgtagtataaaaattgtgattgatgcagcttgactgtctgtctgccttattagtttaagtaatgataatgataaacgatggcttaacgcagtgttatgcattgtacaatgttgaagttcacaacgtagaggtgtgcccggttcgcttacaaaagcaaattgcaagcactttccacagttaacatatgacacccactgagaaacgtcctgctccagtcgtgcttgcaaaacagtttcttgtcgatgtgacacttcaacagtttcatcgtcagactccggctcgaattgatagggtaaaatcgaggctatcttttctatgcattaacaggtctccacagctgtcattcagttatgccaatgggcgtttcgttttgcgctgcaccggtagaccaatccaaaaggactgcaccatctgaccaatcacagcagtgagggctcacttaaaggaggggtttagagagactgattcttcgaactgcttcacacgagtcatTTACGAATCATtcagaaacggggtaaaattaaatctaattttggagaaaactaaagtgttttttgaacttgcatacatgtaaacctgttttaagagactattacaacaatattaactacctttaaaatggcataataggggcactttaagatcacgttccatgaagatatctagaaaatttcctaccgtaaatatatcaaaacttaatttttgattagtaatatattactaagaacttcatttggacaactttaaaggcgattttctcaatatttagatttttctgcaccgtcaggtttcagatttttaaatagttgtacctTGGCCAAATatacatcattaaaaaaaacgtatttatttGGCTGTAGTGGTtcacccctatgactggttttgtggtccagggtcatatatatgttaattataataatctttgggGGTCAGTATGatgatttttaaaagaaattaatacttctattcagcagGGAATAAATGCAtcgatcaaaagtgaaagtaacaacatttgtaatgttataaaatatttatatttcaaataaatgcgtTATAATCCACAGATAAACAGCTAGTTGAGCTCATTCATGTGAGAGCAGTGGATGTTTTGGGAGTTCATGATGCTGCTTCCTTAAGATATCAATCTGTTACCCTTTTTCTAAGAGGTAATTGTTTTTTGTATATTGTATCTACTCCTTTTTCTTTCTCGTGCAACTTTTATCTAACCATTTGGAAATAATCCAGTTAGTTTGTGAATCGTCATGCCTGATTAACATGGTTTTCATAATGTTGAAGCAAAGCTCTCAAATAAATAAACTGCTGAAACACATTCACTCACAGTGTCTGTCAGTATTAGATTGGGTGTTCCTGTCTCCTTCAATAATATTTGTCAGTTAGTCAAATAGAGAGACCACAGATTCTCTGGACGGTATTAGCATATTGTGTTGACCTAGTATTAGTCTGGAATTCAATACGTCAGGCTCCAGTTACTGAACATACATGTTAATAAATGTAAGGTACACTCATTAGTTGCTACAACCCATAGTGGAATCATTGTTTAAAAGAGCCTGCAGTGTTTCTCTTGGCAGTTGTGTAGGTGGTGAACATGTTTCTCAAATAATAAGTGAAGACCAGATCTCAACTGTCACTGTTTTGTTTCTCTTAACGTAATTAGATGAACTGTGTAACTCCATGAGAATCGGCCATCTGTACCGAGTTGTGGGGATTCCAGCTCATGTGCACCAGTGGCCCAATGTAACCTGGAGCGTAGAGGCTTGCAGCGTCCAACCATGGACCCAGAAAAGTAATGTCTTGTTTTGACTTTGATGGTACAgttgagtcaaaagtttacaccccctttcagaatctgcaaaatgttaattattttaccaaaataaaacgaatcatacaaaatgcatgttattgtttatttagaactgacctgaaaaacatatttcacataaaagatgtttacatatagtccacaagagaaaatgatagttgaatttataaaaatgttcccattcaaaagtttacgtccccttcatttttaatactgtgttgttgcctgaattaATAGTTTGAGTAATTAATAGAGTcgcttgtttttcctgaacagttaaactgcctgctgttcttcagaaaaatccttcaggtcccacaaagcatttttgtgtatttgaaccctttccaacaatgactgtatgattttgggattcatcttttcacactgaggacaactgagggactcatattcaactattacagaaggttcaaacgctcacagaTACTTCAGAacgaaaaaccatgcattaagcatttaaagatcagggtaaatttaacttattttgttcttCTGGAATACatgcaactatcttctgtagcctctgaagggcagtaataaatgaaaaaatatgatatttaggcaaaataagaaaaatgtacacatctctattctgttcaaaagttttcacccccggctcttaatgcatgttttttttttttccttatggagcatcagtgagcgtttgaacctactgtaatagttgcatttgagtccctcagttgtcctctgtgtgaaaagatggatctcaaaatcatacagaaaCTGTTAAAagtggttcaaatacacaaaaaacgctggaaaaccaaagaatttgtggaacctgaaggggGCAGTTTGACAgttcaggtcaaacaagggactcatgaacaatgatCACTAACAAAAGAACACAGTATTAACTTTtgcacagggtcatttttataaattcaactattattttctcttgtggactacatgtaaacaccttttatgtgaaatgtcttattcaggtcagtactacactttgcaaacattttgcaaattctaaaAAGGGGGATgtagacctcaactgtataaaaaCAACCAGACTTATGCACAGCATGTCAAAGTCACTTGACTGCCTTTCACAGGCCCCTGTCTGGTGAGCAACAACTTCCAGAACCTTCACACAGCCATGGCCTGTTCCCCATGGAGATTTGCTGCCATCGTAGCCAACTCATTCGCTTCCCCGGTGATCCCACCTGGACTCTACAACACACTAAAACTAGGGCTACTTCTGAGCTTGGTGCAAACTGAAGATAATCCAGACTCTCCTAACCACCTGGATGTGCTTGCTCTCACCAGTGATGCACTAATCATTGACAGGTCTGGGTTTTTCAAATAAACATGTCTCTTTAAATAACAGTGATGCATATTATGTGCATATTCATTCACAGGTTGATGAGATACAGCCTGCTGTTGGCCTCGCGTGGGATTCATCATCCACTAACAGGAGAGTTGTTGGCATCTCTATCTAGAGATGAACATGGAGCTGGTACTGCTAACATCCATGCAGGTTCAGCTTTGCTGGCTTCTGGAGGTGTCTGTCTGTTGGGAGATCTCACATGCTACAAAAAAGACAAGATGGACATGCTTCAGTCTGGTGctaattgtttaaattatttcTATCTATACACAAAATAGAATACATGGCACATGCATTTTAAGCAAGGAAAGCATTA
It encodes the following:
- the mcmdc2 gene encoding minichromosome maintenance domain-containing protein 2; amino-acid sequence: MDGLLSLKEAIILYLDRSGGLSKLIEDCKFFKDAQQMEAVYRFSFEVNPSDVLELDATLGDCILHDPVKAVALFQSVCYLSIKTLSLIDHIETESQVNVVLKPTHLPPFPNYCLDLAEFPRGYGPMRPLALEGLVIAMTRVTKYTQGARFLCSEEKCPCSRGFHHIRVHAPGATESATVRSDFTCFICSSPLKEDVKSRVLGDKQLVELIHVRAVDVLGVHDAASLRYQSVTLFLRDELCNSMRIGHLYRVVGIPAHVHQWPNVTWSVEACSVQPWTQKSPCLVSNNFQNLHTAMACSPWRFAAIVANSFASPVIPPGLYNTLKLGLLLSLVQTEDNPDSPNHLDVLALTSDALIIDRLMRYSLLLASRGIHHPLTGELLASLSRDEHGAGTANIHAGSALLASGGVCLLGDLTCYKKDKMDMLQSALESRTVSVFIPAKKYGDDMDQQLSFPIQCSFWALADAASPSKRTARCDNVVLGSVEMGSVPLQLAESFGLVVQCRETSSNHPLLSMTEHTLRHAMPPGEPLYPASMQFTTQDYKELLAHARELKVDMGPEAERVIHSYYMASRRVRSGSTQRSTVSVTSVKLLIALAQAHAKLSLRTQVMEEDAVVAVLLCESSVTLKHGASVLVFPLDAVFPCALHDLDSLHQRDLMLEESRKQILHFVQTYATCTVEE